GATAAAGGCCATATCAATATTAAATGGTATGAAGACGGCGTACTAAATGCCTCTTATAACTGTATCGATAGACACCTCGAAAAGCGCGCCGATAAGGTTGCGTTGATTTGGGAAGGTGATAACCCAGAACAAACAGAAAATATTACCTACCAACAGCTACACGATGAAGTCGCAAAGCTTGCCAATGGTCTTAAAAGTTTAGGCGTTACAAAGGGTGACCGCGTCGCTATTTACATGCCGATGACTCCACAAGCAATTTATGCCATGCAGGCCTGTGCAAGAATTGGTGCTATCCATTCCGTTGTGTTTGGTGGCTTTTCACCTTCAGCGATTGCAGACCGTATCAAAGATTCTGGCGCCAAAGTTGTCATCACCTCAGATGAAGGTCGTCGCGGTGGTAATTGTGTGCCGCTTAAGGCAAATGTTGATGAAGCGGTAGCGCAAGCTGGCGTTACCACTATCGAGCATGTGATTGTACATCAATTAACAGGTGGCGATGTTGAATGGAATGCTCACGATGTATGGTGGCATGAATTAGTTGCTGATAAACCAGCCGAATGTGAACCTGAAATGATGAATGCGGAAGATCCGCTCTTTATTCTTTATACCTCGGGCTCTACCGGTCAGCCGAAAGGGGTAGTGCATACTACGGGTGGATACCTAGTGTATGCATCAATGACCCATGAGTATGTATTCGACCTTCAAGAAGATGATATTTACTGGTGTAGCGCGGATGTGGGTTGGATCACGGGTCATAGTTATATTGCTTATGGTCCACTTGTGAATGGTTGTACTCAAGTTGTATTCGAAGGCGTGCCAACTTATCCAACGTCTGGTCGCATGGGTGAAATCGTTGATAAACATGGTGTTACTATCCTTTATACTGCGCCTACCGCGATCCGTGCTTTGATGGCGAAAGGTGACGAGCCGACAGCAACTTCTAAGCGTGATAGTTTACGTATTTTGGGTTCGGTCGGTGAGCCAATTAATCCAGAGGCTTGGTCTTGGTATTATGAGCAAATTGGTAATAGTGATTGTCCTATCGTAGATACTTGGTGGCAAACCGAAACGGGCGGCATCATGATCACGCCACTACCTGGCGCTACTGCACTTAAGCCGGGTTCTGCGACCCGTCCATTCTTTGGTATTGCTCCTGCACTATTTGACGCGGAAGGTAATACGCTGACAGGCGCGACCGAAGGTAATCTGGTGATTTTGGATAGCTGGCCTTCACAAGCCCGTACGGTTTATGGCGACCATGAGCGCTTTGAACAAACGTACTTCTCGGCTTATCCGGGCGTTTATTTTACGGGCGATGGTTGTCGCCGTGATGAAGACGGTTACTACTGGATCACCGGTCGCGTGGATGATGTACTTAACGTTTCAGGTCACCGCCTCGGTACTGCTGAAATCGAAAGTGCGTTAGTCGCTCACGAAGCGGTTGCTGAGGCTGCTGTGGTAGGCTATCCACACGACATTAAAGGCCAAGGGATCTATGTCTATATCACGCCAAATGAAGGGGTTACGGTATCTGACGAGTTAACTAAAGAGGTGAGAAATTGGGTGCGTAAAGAGCTAAGCCCAATTGCAACCCCTGACATGATCCAATGGTCTCCAGGTTTACCTAAAACCCGTTCTGGTAAAATCATGCGCCGTATTTTGCGTAAGATTGCGGCCAACGAGTATCAACAGTTAGGGGATACTTCTACACTTGCCGATCCAAGTGTGGTTGATGAATTAATCGAGAATAGATTGAATCGTTAACTGAATAACTTGAATTGCGACCTAATATAAACATACTATAACGGCTGTTATCTTTACGATAACAGCCGATTTTTTAGGAGCATAGCATGTATCAGTTTTTAATCGCGGATGATCATCCTCTATTTCGAGAGGCGCTTAAGGGGGCTCTAAAAGCGCAGTTTGAAGGGTTAGAGGTATTCGAATCTGAAAACTTTGACACTACGCTCTCGGTCTTACAACAACAAGAAGAACTAGACCTACTCCTGCTCGATTTACATATGCCGGGCAATGGTGATTTATATGGACTAATTCGGATCCGTGAGGATCACCCAAGTCTTCCAGTTGTTGTGGTTTCGGGAAGCGAAGACCTTTCTATCATTTCTAAAGTGATGGGATACGGCGCGATGGGTTTTATCCCAAAAGCGGCGTCAGTAGAACAAATTACCGAAGCCATAGAGCAAGTGCTCGAAGGTGACACGTGGTTGCCTGAAGGCATGAAAGACAAAGTGGCTGAACTTGAAGGAGAAGACAAAGAGCTTGCCCAACAAGTGGCCTCGCTCACGCCGCAACAATATAAAGTGTTGCAATATTTACACGAAGGCTTGCTGAATAAGCAAATTGCCTATGAGCTAAATATTTCAGAGGCAACGGTGAAAGCACATATCACCGCTATCTTCAGAAAGTTGGGTGTCTATAATCGTACTCAAGCCGTACTGATTGCTTCAAAATTACAACTAGAACCTATCGAAGCGAGTGACTAATTTCGCATCATTGCTTGCAAGGTGTTTACCTTGCAAGCAGCACTGCTCTAGCTTAACTCTTTAAACGCCTGACTTAGTCCTTCTATTGTTAGCGGATACATTCGATTTTGCATTAATTGATTTATTAGCTCTATCGAATGGTAATAAGACCAATAGCTTTGCGGCTGAGGGTTAAGCCAAGCCACCTTACTAAAGTGATTGGTTAAACGATTCAGCCAAGTAGCTCCTGGTTCTTGATTCCAATGCTCTACGCTACCGCCGGGGTAGGTGATTTCATAGGGGCCCATTGTCGCGTCACCAACAAATATTAGTCGATAGTCTGAGCCGTAACGGTTAATTAGCTGATAAGTATCAAGCAATTCGCTGTCACGACGATTATTATCGTGCCAAACATGTTCGTACACGCAATTATGAAAGTAAAAAAACTCAAGGTGCTTAAATTCACTGTGTGCGGCACTGAATAGTTGTTCGCAAAGCTGGATATGGTCATCCATAGAGCCGCCAATATCAAACAGCATCAATACCTTCACTGAGTTATGTCGCTCAGGAGCCATTTTCACATCCAACATGCCGCCTTGTCTTGCGGTAGCGCGAATAGTTTCATTAAGGTCGAGCTGATCACTTGCTCCGCTGCGCGCAAATTTACGCAATTGCTTGAGTGCAAGCTTAATATTGCGGCTACTGATGTCGGTATTACTGTCGAGATTGCGATACTGCCGTTTATCCCATACTTTTACTGCTCTGCGATGACGGTTTCCATCTTGGCCAATGCGGATCCCTTCAGGATTATAGCCGTAAGCGCCAAAAGGCGAAGTGCCACCTGTACCAACCCATTTATTACCGCCTGCGTGACGTTTTTGTTGCTCTGCCAAGCGTGCTTTTAACGTTTCAAGGAGCTTGTCGAGTCCACCCATGGCGTTCAATTTGGCTTTTTCTTCTTCCGACAGCGATTTTTCAAACTCTTTACGCAGCCAATCCTCTGGAAGTTGCTGCTGTTGAAGTTGTGAGAAGAGGTCTATTGACTCTATCCCCTCAAAATAATCAGCAAACGCACGGTCGAATTTATCAAACAAGGTTTCATCTTTCACGAAGATGGTTTTTGCCAAAAAGTAAAAGCCGTCCAGATCGGCAAAGCAAACTTCTTTATCCAGCGCCTCTAAACAGTCTAGTAATTCGCGTAGGCTCGCTTTGATACCGTAACGCCTAAGGGTGAGTACAAAATCAATGAGCATGATCAGCGGCGGCTCATAAAGGCGAGTTTCTCAACCAAAGAAACATCTTGCTCGTTTTTAAGTAGCGCACCAAATAACGGCATTAGGCCACCTTGGTTAGATTTGTCATGCAACGCGTCAGGGGAAATATCTTCCGCTAATAATAGTTTTAGCCAGTCGAGTAGCTCACTCGTGCTTGGCTTTTTCTTTAGGTTTGGTGTGTCGCGTAATTGGAAAAAGCTTTCGAGTGCTCGTTGCACTAAATTCGCTTTAATATGCGGAAAATGCACGTCTACTATTTGCTGCATCTCTTCTTTGCTCGGAAAGTCGATGTAGTGGAAAAAGCAGCGGCGTAAAAAGGCATCTGGTAGCTCTTTTTCATTGTTTGAAGTGATAATCACTATGGGGCGAACTTTGGCTTTTACTTGCTCGTTAGTTTCGTAGACATGAAACTCCATTTTATCGAGCTCTAACAGTAGATCATTGGGAAACTCAATATCGGCTTTGTCGATTTCATCAATCAGCAGAACGGGGCGCTTTGTGGCGGTAAACGCCTGCCACAGCTTACCTTTGATGATGTAATTGCCAACGTCATTAACGCGAGGATCGCCAAGTTGACTGTCGCGTAAACGCGAGACCGCATCGTATTCGTAAAGCCCTTGCTGGGCTTTGGTTGTTGACTTTATATGCCATTGGATTAGTTCGGTATCTAAACTTTTTGCCAGTTCTTCGGCGAGTAAGGTCTTGCCTGTACCAGGTTCACCTTTAATTAGGAGTGGTTTTTCTAAAACGATGGCCGCATTCACGGCCTGTTGTAGAGCAGAGGTAGCAATATATTGATCAGTACCTTTAAACATAATTCAACTTCTTGTGGTCAGATGAGATAGGCTCATCTTGCCACAATCAGCTTTTCGCTGCCAACCCTGCTTCGGTTTCGATTAAGGTGAAGCGAGGCACCGCTTCGCCTTCGACCATAACGTCTTCTAAAAACATTTCAAGTGGTCGAACCCAAAAACTCATATCTCCATATAGGGTTTGATAAACCACTTGCTTCTCTTGCGTTTCACTGTGCGTTGCCAAGGCATGCACTCGATATAGTTTTCCTTTGTAGTGGCGGTAAATTCCAGGTGTGATATCCACTAATTCAAGCTCCAAAAAATAAAAGCCGTACGTGACGGACTGAAATGTTATAATCCGTGCCATTAAGACTGAAGGTGTTTAAAGATGAATTATATTGCGCTGGACGATTATAAGAAAGCTTGGGTTTTCAAACATAAAGATCTTCCAATCGAAGAATCTGACCTGGCATTGATAAAACCAATGTCAGCGGCGCGCGCTGCGGTGCTTTGGAGCACTATGGTAAGCAACGAAAAAGATCACCCTGATTTCTTTGATAAAACAGACTGGGTTGGTAAAGCGGAATCATGGCAAGAAACCCTCAATTGGGAGCAGCCGTGGGAAGCAGGAGAAGCATTTCCTGCAACTATCGAGCAATTTCTTGATTGGCAAGCCAATACCACCGTGTATTTTTGTCTCTCTCGAGATGATGTAATCGAGACCCGCTTTGACGTGTTTAAGCGATGTTGGCAGAACTTTATGTTTTTGACTGACGGTAGTTTCTTAATAGGAAAAAAACGTAGTTCGGTAGTACAATTTATGGCTGAGGGGCAAGCAAAATTAGGAACCAAGCCGTAAGCAAGTACAGCAGAGCAGTTTGCTTTGATTTGAAACATGGCTAGTGTATAAAGGATGTAAACCAGTCTACTAAAGTAGATTGCATTGACGGGAGGCGTTTTGGAGCAACAGCAAAATACAATCTGGTATGACGAAGCATCTCGCCTTGTATTTGCCGAGCTTGTAAACGTATTTTATGCCAGAGAGTTGCCGAAACTTGCTGAACTCTCCGATCATACTCGCCTTCAGCGTTTGTTAAACAGCCTGCCGTATTATGTTGAGCGCGCGGCCACACATATTATTCATGGTGATGTCCCGCTTGAGCTAGATAGTTTCAATGGATGTTGGTTAGCAAAGCAAAAATCACAGCCTAAATGTGATGACGCTGCCAACGCAGCATTTTTTACCACTAAGGTCAAAGTGGGGCTGGTGGTTCCTGTGCTATACGCAGAACCGACGGGGACAACGGTTAGGCTCGACAGTGTCGACCAAGTGGGTGAGGCTGACAAATTGCACTGCAACCAATTTGGCTGGTTTAGTGTTAATGGCAATAGCTTACAAGTAAGTGATGAAGCGTGTGTACAACTGCTAAAACCGACGAAAGCGTTAATGACAGCGGCTTGTTGTGGTCATACTTGGTATTTTGGCAAAGCGGTAGTACCACGAAGGCTGACGCTGAGAGAAATGTTACTTGCCAGTTCAATTAATTGGCCACAAGTACAAAAAACAAAAATGAGTCAGTGATCCTAATCGACTCAAAAAACAGAAGTTTGGATTAAGCAATGCGATTTTTTCAGTTAGCGCTGTTGGTTTTAGCGCTATTTATTCAGTACAGACTTTGGTTCGGCCACAATGGCGTGGAGGACTACACTCGGATAAAATCCGTGGTTAAATCGCACCAAGAAACCAATGCTAACCTCAGTAAACGAAATAAATTATTAAAAGCGGATATCGAAGATTTAAAACTCGGCCTTGAAGGGGTTGAGGAGCGTGCTCGTCATGAGCTTGGCATGATTAAGCCCGGCGAAACTTTTATCCGTGTATTACCGAAAGTACCTCATGAAAAGAAACGATAAACTTGCAGTCGTCATCCCCGCAGCTGGGGTTGGCAGTCGTATGCAGGCGCAGATGCCTAAACAATATATTCCACTATTAGGTAAACCGATTTTAGTACACACACTGGAAAAACTAGCCGGGCTTGAGTGCGTCGATCAATTTATGGTCGCCGTTTCCAAAGAAGATGGATATTTTTCATCGGCGTTACTACCTGATAGCCGTTTTAGCCATTGTGAAGGTGGACAAGAACGTGCCGACTCCGTTTTATTGGCGCTAAAAGCGTTAGCACCAAGTCGCCCTGACTGGGTGTTAGTTCATGATGCAGCTCGACCTTTAGTTGCGCTGGACGATATTCATCAGCTGATTTCACAATGTATAAACCAACAGCAAGGTGGCATACTGGCTGCCAAGGTTAAAGATACCATTAAACGCGGTGCGGAGTTGGTACAGGAAACCGTACCTAGGGCGTCGTTATGGCAGGCTTTTACGCCTCAAATGTTTAGGTATGAAGAGTTATTGGCTGCGCTGGAGCTTGGGCTTTCTCAAGGTGCAAATATCACAGATGAAGCATCAGCAATGGAATTACAAAATCAGCCAGTCCAACTCATTGCCGCGCGTACGGATAACATTAAGATCACGACGCCGGAGGATTTACCTCTGGCGGAGTTTATAATTCAACAACAAGGTAAACAGCATGATTAGAATTGGCCACGGATTTGATGTTCATAAATTTGGTGGAGCTGGCCCATTGACGATTTGTGGGGAAAAAATTTCTTACGAACAGGGCTTTATTGCTCATTCCGATGGTGATGTGGCAATTCATGCATTGTGTGATGCCTTGTTGGGAGCGCTTGCGCTGGGAGATATTGGTAAGCACTTTCCTGATACCGCGAGTGAATTTGAAAATATCGACAGTCGTATTTTATTACGCCGCGTGATGGAACAAGTGAAAGCGCTTGGCTATCAAATAGGCAATATCGATGTCACGATTGTCGCACAAGCACCAAAGATGCGACCACATATTGATGCGATGCGCACTAACCTTGCTGCGGACTGTGAAGCGCAGCTAGACCAAGTTAATGTTAAAGCAACTACCACTGAAAAACTTGGTTTTGAAGGACGTAAAGAAGGGATCTCAAGCCATGCTGTGGTGCTATTGGTAAAAGCATGAAGACACTCAATTATCTTTATGGCAAACCGTTATCTGACGGCGATTATAAGTCACAACCAGAAGACTTTAGAGTCGAAGAAATTTTAGATATTCCTTTTACTGGCGAAGGTGAGCACGTTTGCTTGCAGATAGTTAAAAAGGGAGAAAACACAGCATTTGTCGCTAAAAAGCTTGCAGAATTTGCCCAAATTTCACCGCGAGATGTCAGCTATGCAGGAATTAAAGACAGGCACGGAGTATGTACGCAGTGGTTTAGTGTGCCGGTGCCAATTAAAAAGTCGGTAGACTTTAGTGCATTAAATAGTGACTCTATTTTTGTGGTGCAACAAATACGGCACAATCGAAAGTTAAAAACAGGTTGTCATAAGGGTAATCGTTTTGCCATTACCCTCAGAAACGTGACTGCTCCACTTGATATTCTGTCGCGTATTAATGCTGTACGCCAAGGGGTTCCGAACTATTTTGGAGAACAACGTTTTGGTCATGATGGCCACAACTTAGCCATGGCAGATAGGCTATTTGACGGTGAAAAGATCCGCGATAAAAAGCTCAGAGGGCTGGTGCTTTCAGCCGCTCGCTCTCATCTGTTCAACGAAGTCGTCAGTCGCCGCGTGGCAGAGCATGGCTTGGCAACGACTTGGCACCGTGAAATCTTTTTACTGAGCGGTAGTAACGCCTTTTTTGACTCAGAGATTGATTGCGAACTCATCGAGCGGTTACTGAATGGCGACATTTTGCTTTCGGCGCCATTGGTTGGTAAAGGTGAAAAGGGCTTGTTGCCGCAAGAGCGTGAATGGTTGGCACCTTTCGCTAAATGGCACGAAGGATTGGCAGAATTTGGGATGAAAAATGAGCGTAGAGCGCTTAGATTAATACCCGAAGCGCTTAAGGTGAGTATGGCTGACGACACTACGCTAACTCTTGAATTCAGTTTACCAAAAGGAACTTTTGCCACGGCGCTGCTCAGAGAGCTTGTTAACCATAAAGATGCCAGTAAAAAGTTTAATAAACATGAAGAGTCGATACAGCAGTGAGATACTCATTGTCTAACAAGAAAAAGAGGTGAAAAATGAAGATCCTATTGAGTAATGACGATGGTGTTCACGCCAAGGGCATTGCTATCTTGTATCAAGCGTTATCACAAATCGCGGACGTAACCGTCATTGGTCCAGACAGAAATTGTAGCGGTGCGAGTAACTCGTTAACCTTATTAAACCCACTCAGAGCGACTACGCTAGATAATGGTTTTATCTCCGTAAATGGCACGCCAACCGACTGTGTTCACCTTGGAGTGAACAAACTGATGGATGAACTGCCGGATTTAGTCGTTGCAGGGATCAACAATGGCGCTAACCTTGGCGATGATACGCTGTACTCAGGTACTGTTGCGGCGGCTACTGAAGGTCGACATGTAGGCTTACCTGCGATTGCCGTTTCTCTTTGCTCTAAAAATGAAGCTCATTATGAAACTGCAGCACATGTCACTGTAGAGATCATTAAAAAGCTTGCAAACCACCCGCTACCAAAAGACCAAATCATTAATATCAACGTCCCTGATATTCCATTAAGTGACTTAAAAGGGATAAAAGTAACTCGATTAGGCTCACGTCATAAAGCGGACACCATGACCGAACAAATAGACCCGTGGGGCCGAAGTGTGTACTGGTATGGCACCTTAGGTCATGAAAGTGACGCTGGTGAAGGCACGGATTTTCATGCTGTAAACAACGGTTATGCCGCTATCACACCGCTCAAGGTTGATATGACGGCGTTCGAGAGCTTAGATGCTGTGGCGAGCTGGTTATCTTAAGAGGCGTATGTGCTGAGTAATTATCAGGGCAGCGCCAATGCGCTAGTGGAACTGCTAAAACAGCAAGGCGTAGAAGATGAAGTGGTACTCAGTGCCATCGCTAACACGCCTAGGCATTTGTTTGTCGATGAAGTGCTTAAACACAAATCATATGAAAATACAGCACTTCCTATTGGTCAAGGGCAAACGATATCACAACCTTTTATCGTCGCAAAAATGACAGAAGTGTTAAAGCAAGTGGGTGTTAAAGGGCGTATTTTGGAAGTGGGTACGGGCTCTGGTTATCAGACCGCCATACTGGCGCAAGTGTTTGAGCAGGTCTTTAGCATTGAACGGATCAAGTCGCTGCAGTGGCAAGCGCGCAGAAGGCTGCATTTGCTGGATTTATATAATGTGACGATGAAACACGGTGACGGTTGGAAAGGCTGGGCTTCAAAGGCGCCCTTTACAGGGATCATCGTCACTGCCGCGGCACAATCTGTTCCAGATGAGTTGTTGGCGCAACTAGAAGACGGCGGCGCCATGGTCATTCCCATCGGGGTTGAAGCGCAAACACTCACCTTGTTTGTCAAACAGGGCGAGCAGTTTATTCGCCACGCCCTAGCACCTGTACGCTTTGTGCCTTTAGTCGCTGGCGAAGTTGGTTAACTTGTAGGCTTTAAAAACAACTCCATAAAATATAACTATTTTTTCCAGTAGAATGTGAAAACCAAGCAAAATTAAGTTAGATTGATATGATAGTCGTTGATAGTAGCACTGGAAAATATAAGTAATGCACAAGTCTCAGGTCATCATATCGATTTGTTTAAGCGGCCTGCTTGTTGCCTGCTCGTCGAATCATACGCCTGCGCCTGTAACAACTTTACACTCTGGTAAGACCACTTCGACACATAAAATTAATATTAACGGAAGTCGTTACAAAGTAAAAAAAGGCGATACTTTATTTGCAATTGCATTTAGCGCTAATAAAGATATAAGAACGCTTGCGAAAATCAATAAAATTAAGCCTCCGTACACTATTTACCCGGATCAGGTTATACGTCTAGAGTATCCCAGAAATAAAAACAAAAAGAACACAAAATACACGAAAGTAAACCACAAGTCTCAGTCTTTAAAACAAAAAAGTAACAAAGCACCCAAAAAAGAGCTTGATAAGCCAAATCAACGAGAGTATGTTCAAAGACAAGCCACACAAAAGTCTACTAGTACCAAGGCTTTGTCTAATAATAAGGTACTATGGAAATGGCCTGCTGAAGGCAAGGTGACTCGTAAGTTCTCCGTCAAAGAGAATGGTTATAAGGGATTGGAGATCTCTAATAAACCGGGCACTTCAGTTAAGGCTGCTGCTGGCGGTGTAGTTGTATATGCAGGGAGTGCGTTGCGTGGGTATGGTAATTTAATCATCCTGAAACATACAGATGATTACCTAAGTGCTTATGCCCACAACGCTAAGTTACTCGTCAGAGAACAGCAAAAAGTTAAAGTTGGGGAAAAAATTGCCGAAATGGGTAGTACAGATGCTTCTAAAACGGCACTTAGGTTTGAGATCCGTTTTAAAGGTCAAGCTGTAAACCCGGCAAAATACTTGCCATAAAGTAATGCGAGTACATCGATTGGTTCGAGTACCCTTACTTTTATTCGCTTGGGGAGAATACTTATGGCTCACACTGCAAAATTACCTACAAAATCAGCTCCAGAGTTAGACAAGCTCGACGATGATAATATTGACGAACCGAAAGATGAATTACTTGAAGACCTCGAAGACGACGAAGAAGTTTTTGCCAAAGATGAAGTGGTTAAAAACTTAGATGCCACTCAACTCTATTTAGGTGAAATTGGATTTTCCCCACTACTCAGTGCAGAAGAAGAAGTTTACTTTGCGCGTAAAGCGTTAAAGGGCTGTGAAGCTTCACGTAAACGGATGATAGAGAGTAACTTGAGATTGGTGGTTAAAATCGCTCGTCGTTATAACAACCGAGGTTTGGCATTACTTGACCTCATTGAAGAAGGTAACTTAGGTCTGATCCGGGCTGTAGAAAAGTTTGATCCAGAACGTGGATTTAGATTTTCTACTTATGCAACTTGGTGGATCCGTCAAACCATCGAACGCGCTATCATGAACCAAACTCGTACCATTCGTTTGCCGATTCATGTTGTCAAAGAGCTAAACGTTTATCTACGTACAGCACGTGAATTGACGCAAAAGTTGGATCATGAACCTACCGCAGAAGAAATTGCTGAATGTCTCGACAAACCTGTCGAAGAAGTCAGTAAGATGCTGCGTCTAAACGAAAAGATCACTTCGGTTGATACGCCTATCGGTGGTGAAAATGACAAAGCACTGCTTGATATTATCGCGGATGAAAAGGGCGGTGGTCCAGAAATCGAGGTGCAGAGCAACGATATTAATAAGCATATTGTCGACTGGCTTGGAGAGTTAAATCCAAAACAGCGAGAAGTGCTAGCGAGACGCTTTGGCTTGCTTGGTTATGAACCGTCTACACTTGAGGATGTTGGTCGCGAAATCGGGCTAACGAGAGAGCGTGTAAGGCAAATTCAAGTTGAGGCGTTGAGACGCTTAAAGGATATTTTACAACACGAAGGGTTAAGTACTGATAGCCTATTCGAACAACAGTAATACTTTAACCAGTTAATAAAAAAG
This portion of the Pseudoalteromonas sp. GCY genome encodes:
- a CDS encoding peptidoglycan DD-metalloendopeptidase family protein, with product MHKSQVIISICLSGLLVACSSNHTPAPVTTLHSGKTTSTHKININGSRYKVKKGDTLFAIAFSANKDIRTLAKINKIKPPYTIYPDQVIRLEYPRNKNKKNTKYTKVNHKSQSLKQKSNKAPKKELDKPNQREYVQRQATQKSTSTKALSNNKVLWKWPAEGKVTRKFSVKENGYKGLEISNKPGTSVKAAAGGVVVYAGSALRGYGNLIILKHTDDYLSAYAHNAKLLVREQQKVKVGEKIAEMGSTDASKTALRFEIRFKGQAVNPAKYLP
- the rpoS gene encoding RNA polymerase sigma factor RpoS, giving the protein MAHTAKLPTKSAPELDKLDDDNIDEPKDELLEDLEDDEEVFAKDEVVKNLDATQLYLGEIGFSPLLSAEEEVYFARKALKGCEASRKRMIESNLRLVVKIARRYNNRGLALLDLIEEGNLGLIRAVEKFDPERGFRFSTYATWWIRQTIERAIMNQTRTIRLPIHVVKELNVYLRTARELTQKLDHEPTAEEIAECLDKPVEEVSKMLRLNEKITSVDTPIGGENDKALLDIIADEKGGGPEIEVQSNDINKHIVDWLGELNPKQREVLARRFGLLGYEPSTLEDVGREIGLTRERVRQIQVEALRRLKDILQHEGLSTDSLFEQQ